The following coding sequences are from one Leptolyngbya sp. NIES-3755 window:
- a CDS encoding unknown protein (similar to AA sequence:cyanobase_aa:asl7669) produces MTPEDQQALNAHVQAIAKILYNDADKSQITNLAEIEAMVRTQVQQHVTPGLGSFLSQQLPPQLKATRDG; encoded by the coding sequence ATGACTCCTGAAGACCAACAAGCGCTGAATGCCCATGTTCAAGCGATTGCAAAAATCTTGTACAACGATGCTGACAAAAGCCAGATAACGAATTTGGCAGAAATCGAAGCGATGGTGCGAACTCAAGTGCAACAGCACGTCACACCAGGATTAGGGAGTTTTTTATCACAGCAGTTACCGCCACAACTGAAGGCTACCCGCGACGGTTGA
- a CDS encoding hypothetical protein (similar to AA sequence:cyanobase_aa:Cyan7425_5027) — protein MSPYLEACCLRASATVSYARAERDIAVYTGMRVSAKTQQRLVQRQPWEELEPEAPEPILEISIDGGNVKLTSGTQDEPDWRQYKAVRINGKGESRAWFQDNEALVATVSARPMAEVVVCLGDGHDGIWNLHQQIVALSEQRIEILDWYHLKENLFKLSSDEIDREQIEAQLWKGDVSAALAQLAACPSDEAERFCNYLLKHQHRIVNYDYYAAEELCSIGSGAVESLVKQIDQRLQIVGGRWKAEHIPKVLAQRCAYLNEQLNPTTSILSRR, from the coding sequence ATGAGTCCTTACTTGGAAGCGTGCTGTTTGAGAGCGAGTGCAACGGTTTCCTATGCCCGCGCAGAACGAGACATCGCGGTGTATACAGGAATGCGCGTCAGCGCCAAAACGCAACAACGATTAGTCCAGCGACAACCGTGGGAAGAACTTGAACCCGAAGCGCCAGAGCCGATTCTGGAAATCAGTATTGATGGCGGCAATGTGAAGTTAACCAGTGGCACTCAAGACGAACCGGACTGGCGACAGTACAAAGCCGTTCGCATCAATGGCAAGGGAGAAAGTCGAGCTTGGTTTCAGGACAATGAGGCATTGGTCGCAACAGTGAGCGCGCGTCCGATGGCAGAGGTCGTTGTCTGTCTGGGCGATGGACACGACGGCATCTGGAACTTGCATCAGCAGATCGTCGCGTTGAGCGAGCAACGGATTGAGATTCTCGATTGGTATCATCTCAAGGAGAACTTGTTCAAGTTATCGAGCGACGAAATCGACCGAGAACAGATAGAAGCTCAGTTATGGAAAGGAGATGTGAGCGCTGCTCTAGCCCAATTAGCGGCGTGTCCCTCCGATGAGGCAGAGCGGTTTTGCAACTATCTGCTGAAGCATCAACATCGGATTGTGAACTACGACTACTACGCGGCTGAGGAGCTATGTTCGATTGGGTCAGGAGCCGTGGAATCGTTGGTCAAACAAATTGATCAACGGTTGCAGATTGTTGGAGGTCGGTGGAAAGCGGAGCATATTCCGAAAGTGCTGGCACAACGCTGTGCTTATCTCAATGAGCAACTGAATCCCACGACATCTATTCTCTCAAGAAGGTGA
- a CDS encoding hypothetical protein (similar to AA sequence:cyanobase_aa:LBDG_51690) has product MSPKTPWTLGLVALAGISLQTPALANPAADLGKFAGELSLEPLKLKDTEPKSSELSTLPTPNLPEATEVATGTFRVDRFEVEGSTRFKPEDFKTVTAPYIGKDLTFAQLLEARSAITKLYVDQGYTTTGAMISPQTIEDGVVKVQVVEGTLEDIKVTGNHRLNPKYIRDRIKLGVGTPLNVSRLLENLQQLRLDPRISNVSADLQSGVRPGTNLLQVDVREADTFSIGSSFDNGRSPSVGSFRRKLELREGNLFGFGDALTFAYSNTRGSNTIDLNYTVPINARNGAAWLSYGSGRNNVIEEPFTVLDIQSRSRYYELGFRQPLIQRTSTDFAIGFLFSRQESQTALGLDNIGGFPLSPGADSEGRTKVSALRFFQEYTQRSTQHVFALRSQFSLGVNWLNATVNENAPDSRFFSWRGQAQWLRQVAPETVFLVRGDVQLAGDSMVPLEQFGLGGQVTVRGFRQDALLTDSGALMSAEFRFPIVRSRNIGTFQLAPFIDVGTGWNIGSDTPSSNTLVGAGLGLIWRQSDRVSVRLDWGLPLTSTSGEKRSLQERGLYFSVNYTPF; this is encoded by the coding sequence ATGTCTCCAAAAACCCCCTGGACGCTTGGCTTAGTCGCACTCGCTGGTATCAGTCTTCAAACTCCCGCTCTCGCCAATCCTGCCGCAGATCTTGGTAAATTCGCGGGTGAGCTATCTTTAGAACCACTCAAACTCAAAGATACCGAGCCAAAATCTTCCGAACTTTCAACGCTTCCAACTCCCAACCTGCCAGAGGCAACAGAAGTAGCAACCGGAACGTTTCGCGTCGATCGCTTTGAAGTCGAAGGCAGTACCCGCTTCAAGCCTGAAGATTTCAAGACAGTCACAGCCCCTTATATCGGCAAAGATTTAACGTTTGCTCAACTGCTCGAAGCGCGATCGGCAATTACAAAACTCTATGTTGATCAAGGCTATACCACTACGGGCGCAATGATTTCGCCGCAAACGATCGAAGATGGAGTGGTCAAAGTTCAAGTCGTGGAAGGAACACTCGAAGACATTAAAGTGACCGGAAACCATCGTCTGAATCCGAAATATATTCGCGATCGCATCAAACTCGGAGTGGGAACGCCGCTAAATGTTTCCCGCTTGCTCGAAAATCTCCAGCAACTCCGCCTCGATCCACGAATTAGCAATGTTTCTGCGGATCTTCAATCGGGAGTTCGCCCCGGCACAAACTTGCTTCAAGTCGATGTTCGAGAAGCGGATACCTTTAGCATTGGAAGCTCATTCGATAATGGTCGATCGCCCAGTGTTGGAAGCTTCCGCCGCAAGCTCGAACTACGAGAAGGCAATCTATTCGGATTTGGAGATGCACTGACTTTTGCCTACTCGAATACCAGAGGCAGTAATACGATTGATTTAAACTACACGGTTCCAATCAATGCTCGAAATGGTGCAGCTTGGTTGAGCTATGGTTCCGGTCGCAACAATGTAATTGAAGAACCGTTTACCGTATTGGATATTCAATCTCGATCGCGCTATTACGAACTCGGATTCCGCCAACCCTTGATCCAAAGAACTTCAACGGATTTCGCGATCGGCTTCCTTTTTTCCCGCCAAGAAAGCCAAACTGCACTCGGACTTGACAACATTGGAGGCTTTCCGCTGTCCCCTGGAGCCGATTCAGAAGGTCGCACCAAAGTCTCTGCGCTCCGATTTTTCCAGGAATATACTCAGCGCAGTACGCAGCACGTTTTTGCTTTACGATCGCAGTTCAGTCTCGGTGTGAATTGGCTCAATGCAACGGTAAACGAGAATGCTCCGGATAGTCGCTTTTTCTCGTGGCGCGGTCAAGCACAATGGCTGCGTCAAGTTGCTCCCGAAACTGTTTTCTTAGTTCGTGGCGATGTTCAACTCGCAGGCGATTCGATGGTTCCGCTTGAACAATTCGGACTTGGTGGACAGGTGACAGTGCGCGGATTTCGGCAAGATGCGCTCCTGACCGATAGTGGCGCTTTGATGTCGGCTGAATTTCGCTTTCCCATTGTCCGATCGCGCAATATCGGAACCTTCCAACTCGCACCATTCATTGATGTCGGAACGGGATGGAACATTGGTAGCGATACCCCAAGCTCGAATACTTTAGTCGGTGCGGGATTAGGATTGATTTGGAGACAGAGCGATCGCGTTTCGGTTCGACTCGATTGGGGGCTTCCGTTAACTTCAACCAGTGGCGAAAAGCGATCGCTGCAAGAACGCGGACTTTATTTCTCGGTGAACTACACCCCGTTCTAA
- a CDS encoding oxidoreductase alpha subunit (similar to AA sequence:cyanobase_aa:PCC7424_3368), giving the protein MAQDKLPQSGGGMAVVQYWAKQTLSPDGVKIWQTLFHKSACLSCAWGTGGQKGGFVNEDGEVLQRCAKSVEAIASELQPATTFEQNYTIDQLQALTSQEANSLGRLSHPLILRKGSDRYERISWDEVYRIAEEAFQKAPERVASYSSGRSSNEAAYLLQLMMRAFGSNNLADCSDLCHSASTVGLKNMFGSGTSMVSLESLKQADCVVLIGSNAPANHPRLMNELIQLRDRGGKVIVINPAIEVGLVKFGSPAFPIKSMLSGGSEISSLYLQPIPGSDVALFVGLQKALIEQNLVQQNFLEAHVEQWEAVINYAKSISWEVITEACGVSKPEIDLAANIIGTSEGVVFAWAMGVTQQVNGVDNIYSIANTALLSGNVGKEGAGTMPIRGHSNVQGFGSMGVTIRLKKEIQQALEKLLQKPLSRVQGYDTRALIDAADANQVDTLICLGGNLYAANPDLTQAKRALGNIETIFYVATKPNLGHFHGLAKHNTIIVPVLARFENPHKTTAESGNNFVRLNDEGQTHLKNADLVSEVEFLTEIADRILPDSPVEWRKLQDTKYVRKLIAQTIPGYEKIGSIDETEEEFTIKNRVFTSPHFPTPTGKASMFVTPLPELTMPTKADFGLSESAPGIVLILGTGRSYTQHNTVVYKPGDKYRAMPHRNCIWMNQEDAERAGFREHQRVTVQGDAGKMENVEVIYGMIRSGAAMMFYPEVNAIFKAKVDPRSGTPAYKRVPVVVY; this is encoded by the coding sequence ATGGCGCAAGATAAACTTCCTCAGTCGGGCGGTGGAATGGCAGTCGTGCAATATTGGGCGAAACAGACCTTATCGCCTGATGGAGTCAAAATTTGGCAGACGCTATTTCATAAAAGTGCGTGTTTGTCCTGTGCGTGGGGAACAGGCGGACAGAAGGGCGGCTTTGTGAATGAGGATGGAGAAGTGTTGCAGCGATGCGCGAAAAGTGTGGAAGCGATCGCATCAGAATTACAGCCTGCGACAACGTTTGAACAGAACTATACGATCGACCAATTACAAGCTTTAACTTCTCAAGAAGCAAATAGTTTAGGGCGTTTGAGCCATCCGCTGATTTTGAGAAAAGGAAGTGATCGTTATGAGCGCATCAGTTGGGATGAAGTGTACCGGATTGCAGAAGAAGCCTTTCAGAAAGCTCCAGAACGAGTTGCTTCCTATAGTTCTGGGCGTTCCTCGAATGAGGCAGCTTATCTATTGCAGTTGATGATGAGGGCATTTGGATCAAACAATTTGGCGGATTGTTCAGATCTATGTCATTCTGCTTCGACAGTCGGGCTAAAGAATATGTTTGGATCGGGCACTTCGATGGTCAGTTTAGAAAGCCTGAAACAAGCAGATTGCGTGGTGCTGATTGGATCGAATGCGCCTGCGAACCATCCGCGATTGATGAATGAATTGATCCAATTGCGCGATCGAGGTGGCAAAGTGATTGTGATCAATCCAGCGATCGAGGTTGGCTTAGTCAAATTCGGTTCTCCCGCTTTCCCAATCAAATCAATGCTAAGCGGTGGTTCTGAGATTTCCTCACTATACTTACAACCGATTCCAGGGAGTGATGTTGCATTGTTCGTCGGATTGCAGAAAGCATTGATCGAACAAAATCTAGTGCAGCAGAATTTTCTCGAAGCACATGTAGAACAATGGGAAGCTGTAATTAACTATGCAAAATCAATTTCTTGGGAAGTGATTACAGAAGCTTGTGGCGTTTCTAAACCTGAGATTGATCTCGCAGCGAACATCATTGGAACTTCAGAAGGAGTCGTATTCGCTTGGGCAATGGGTGTTACTCAGCAAGTAAATGGAGTGGATAACATCTATAGCATTGCAAATACGGCTTTACTGAGCGGCAATGTGGGGAAAGAAGGTGCAGGAACAATGCCCATTCGGGGACACTCAAATGTTCAGGGATTCGGTTCGATGGGTGTTACGATTCGCTTGAAAAAAGAAATTCAGCAAGCCTTAGAGAAACTATTACAAAAGCCGCTGAGTCGTGTTCAGGGCTATGATACTCGCGCTTTGATCGATGCTGCTGATGCGAATCAAGTTGATACTTTGATCTGTTTGGGTGGCAATCTGTATGCTGCGAATCCTGATCTGACTCAGGCGAAACGGGCTTTAGGAAACATTGAAACAATCTTCTATGTTGCAACTAAGCCGAATCTAGGACATTTTCATGGGCTTGCTAAGCACAATACCATCATCGTTCCAGTGTTAGCTCGGTTTGAGAACCCGCACAAAACAACAGCGGAATCTGGTAATAACTTTGTGCGATTGAATGATGAAGGTCAAACGCATTTGAAGAATGCCGACTTAGTTTCTGAAGTGGAATTTTTGACTGAAATTGCCGATCGCATTCTCCCTGATTCCCCAGTTGAATGGCGCAAGCTGCAAGATACAAAATACGTCCGCAAGCTAATTGCTCAAACGATTCCGGGGTATGAAAAGATTGGCTCGATCGACGAAACTGAAGAGGAATTTACGATCAAGAATCGAGTTTTTACGTCTCCTCATTTTCCAACTCCAACCGGAAAAGCTTCAATGTTCGTCACACCTTTACCAGAACTGACAATGCCCACTAAAGCTGATTTTGGTCTATCTGAATCTGCACCAGGAATTGTTCTAATTCTAGGAACCGGACGCAGTTACACTCAGCACAATACTGTGGTGTATAAGCCTGGGGATAAATATCGAGCAATGCCGCACCGCAATTGTATTTGGATGAACCAAGAGGACGCAGAACGAGCTGGATTCCGAGAGCATCAACGGGTCACAGTCCAAGGAGATGCAGGAAAGATGGAGAACGTTGAAGTTATTTATGGAATGATTCGATCGGGGGCTGCGATGATGTTTTATCCAGAGGTAAATGCGATTTTCAAAGCCAAGGTCGATCCTCGATCAGGCACTCCTGCTTACAAGCGCGTTCCGGTTGTGGTTTATTAA
- a CDS encoding hypothetical protein (conserved hypothetical protein (TPR repeats);~similar to AA sequence:cyanobase_aa:SYNPCC7002_A2828) produces the protein MTERQREDYLRLIQALLECSPSQVLSVLSNHLELVDTELISVMVEVLSFLQTREAYQEAQYLVELIAYLSNELARGNKIPYARLAEEILRCDRGEERKILNAHSTLIDAKLVQIMRELAGFLKGQGDQNYLWLQDFANQVNEELKNDSPYLKLVHDILNCPTGEEQKLLASHSSLMNDALLEAVEEVADRLELQGEHEQAQSLQQFHDYLFTRIREEARSAELAAKGIPEISLNVLLTYSAERAFEWMVTTLSVRHTIATFHKDVDLCRKTRTEESSNLSLSAVEYKRQGDFCAAVEAYNRIFQNAPTDPDVYWGVYKAGSVSPS, from the coding sequence ATGACTGAGAGACAGCGTGAAGACTACTTGAGACTCATCCAGGCATTACTAGAATGTTCGCCTAGTCAAGTGCTTTCGGTTCTAAGCAATCACTTAGAGTTAGTTGATACTGAATTAATTTCAGTCATGGTAGAAGTTTTAAGCTTTCTACAAACCAGAGAAGCATATCAAGAAGCTCAATATCTAGTTGAGTTAATCGCTTATTTGAGCAACGAACTAGCAAGAGGAAACAAAATTCCCTATGCAAGATTAGCTGAAGAGATTCTTCGTTGTGACCGAGGAGAAGAACGTAAGATCTTAAATGCTCATTCAACTCTAATCGATGCGAAGTTAGTTCAAATTATGAGGGAACTTGCTGGCTTCCTCAAAGGGCAGGGCGATCAAAACTATCTTTGGCTACAAGATTTTGCGAATCAAGTTAATGAGGAACTGAAGAATGATTCACCCTACTTGAAGCTTGTTCACGACATTTTGAATTGCCCTACTGGTGAAGAGCAGAAGTTGTTGGCTTCTCATTCAAGTCTGATGAACGATGCTCTGCTTGAGGCAGTTGAAGAGGTAGCAGATAGGCTGGAGCTTCAGGGGGAGCACGAGCAAGCTCAATCCTTACAACAATTTCACGACTATCTCTTTACTCGCATAAGGGAAGAAGCTAGAAGCGCAGAACTGGCGGCTAAGGGGATTCCTGAGATCAGTTTAAACGTTTTGCTAACCTACTCTGCTGAGAGAGCCTTCGAGTGGATGGTCACAACTTTGTCTGTCCGTCATACAATTGCAACTTTTCATAAAGATGTTGACCTTTGCCGAAAGACTCGCACAGAAGAGTCCTCCAACTTATCCCTCTCAGCAGTCGAATATAAGCGACAAGGGGATTTTTGTGCTGCGGTAGAAGCCTATAATCGAATTTTTCAAAATGCTCCAACCGATCCGGATGTTTACTGGGGAGTCTATAAAGCTGGGAGCGTGTCACCTTCTTGA